Proteins encoded in a region of the Saccharothrix ecbatanensis genome:
- a CDS encoding Hint domain-containing protein has product MADDVQDVNKVWETVKATVIKPGANVVQSVGEQVVSDYANSQVPGLGDLMSLASPSRKRGNGTGRDAGSRSRGEANGSCAASFDRNSFTGDTPVLMADGSRKPIEDVRVGDEVVAAGPTTGQSGIRTVTDTRSHQAERELYEFTVASDDGVGTIVATDEHPFWVESLQKWLYAKDLTPGYTFETVDHRPCACRKRRPCRSGGVVVLVEDAAQPPSLADVEAGDRCLVGDGWW; this is encoded by the coding sequence TTGGCGGACGACGTGCAGGACGTCAACAAGGTGTGGGAGACGGTCAAGGCGACCGTGATCAAGCCCGGTGCCAATGTCGTCCAGTCGGTGGGCGAGCAGGTGGTGTCCGACTATGCGAACAGTCAGGTGCCCGGTCTGGGTGATCTGATGAGCTTGGCGTCGCCGTCGCGCAAGCGGGGTAACGGCACGGGGCGTGACGCGGGCAGCCGTTCGCGGGGCGAGGCGAACGGTAGCTGCGCGGCCTCCTTCGACCGCAACAGCTTCACCGGTGACACCCCCGTCCTGATGGCCGACGGCTCGCGCAAGCCGATCGAGGACGTCCGGGTCGGTGACGAGGTCGTCGCCGCCGGCCCGACGACCGGCCAGTCCGGCATTCGGACCGTCACCGACACCCGCTCCCACCAGGCGGAGCGGGAGCTCTACGAGTTCACCGTCGCCTCGGATGACGGCGTCGGCACGATCGTGGCAACAGACGAACATCCGTTCTGGGTCGAGTCGTTGCAGAAGTGGCTGTACGCCAAGGACCTCACGCCCGGCTACACGTTCGAGACCGTCGACCACCGGCCATGTGCCTGCCGAAAACGTCGTCCGTGCAGGTCAGGCGGCGTGGTGGTACTCGTAGAGGATGCCGCCCAACCGCCGTCGTTGGCGGATGTCGAGGCGGGTGACCGCTGCTTGGTCGGTGATGGGTGGTGGTAG
- a CDS encoding AraC-like ligand-binding domain-containing protein codes for MTEFSNEDLSVDDQMACWLEAMDHDLVPTRLHRVTEGGFPASARTLAWDGVRVSALTYPSVWVERTAKLIRRSDPEAYQVNLLLDGKAAIRQAGREARFGVGEFAFFTTSRPFHGWRSCGLRTRSVTLQISRTLLPLPARQVDQLAASPFDARHGMGAAFAHWLTDLTARADEFTPDDATTLTSVTVDLLAAVLAAPLDAEKTLTPESRRRALRLQVHRFIEQRLGDPALTPTTVGRAHHLSLRTLQQLFAEDDTSPAAWIRHRRLERCRRDLSNPHLGRRPIHTIATRWGFTDPAHFSRLFRTTYHMAPSDYRRHALPRE; via the coding sequence ATGACCGAGTTCAGCAACGAGGACTTGTCCGTGGACGACCAGATGGCCTGCTGGCTGGAGGCGATGGACCACGACCTGGTCCCCACCCGGCTGCATCGTGTCACCGAGGGCGGCTTTCCCGCGTCGGCGCGGACGCTGGCGTGGGACGGAGTCCGGGTCTCGGCGCTGACGTATCCCTCGGTGTGGGTGGAGCGGACGGCGAAGTTGATCCGCCGGTCCGATCCCGAGGCCTACCAGGTCAACCTTCTTCTCGACGGCAAGGCGGCGATCCGTCAGGCAGGCAGGGAAGCGCGCTTCGGCGTCGGCGAGTTCGCCTTCTTCACCACGTCCCGTCCCTTCCACGGGTGGCGGTCCTGCGGCCTCCGCACCCGCAGCGTCACACTGCAAATCAGCCGGACACTGCTGCCCCTGCCCGCCCGCCAAGTCGACCAACTCGCCGCCAGTCCCTTCGACGCGCGCCACGGCATGGGCGCCGCGTTCGCCCACTGGTTGACGGACCTGACCGCCCGGGCCGACGAGTTCACCCCCGACGACGCGACCACACTCACGTCCGTCACCGTGGACCTGCTGGCGGCGGTGCTGGCCGCACCGTTGGACGCCGAGAAGACACTGACCCCCGAGTCGCGTCGACGTGCGCTGCGACTGCAAGTCCACCGGTTCATCGAGCAGCGGCTTGGTGACCCCGCCCTGACGCCGACGACTGTCGGGCGGGCCCATCACCTCTCCCTGCGCACGCTGCAACAGTTGTTCGCCGAGGACGACACCAGCCCGGCCGCCTGGATACGTCACCGCCGCTTGGAACGCTGCCGCCGCGACCTGTCCAACCCGCACCTGGGCCGGCGACCCATCCACACGATCGCCACCCGGTGGGGCTTCACCGACCCCGCTCACTTCAGCCGCCTCTTCCGCACCACCTACCACATGGCTCCCAGCGACTACCGCCGCCACGCTCTCCCGCGCGAATAA
- a CDS encoding CARDB domain-containing protein produces the protein MMWNQLGRRATVGLLVLGLALFGLTPIATAAPDLATGRPVTASSSQPEYPPSNATDGNPSSYWESGNNAFPQWIQVDLGSAVAVNRVVLKLPPSWGARTQTLAVKGSTTGTSFTDLSASTGRVFTPSSGNTVTIDFATTTTRYVRLDITANTGWPAGQVSEFEVHGPASGDTRPPTAPGNLAHTEPGSGQIRLTWTASTDDTGVTGYVVYANGAERATVAGNALTYTDTQPASATVQYHVRARDAAGNLSPESNRVTRTGQNGGTNLATGKPVEASSSIFTFVAANATDGNIGTYWESNGFPSTLTVKLGSNADLGSVVVKLNPDPAWGTRTQAIQVLGRDQSGTTFTSLVDRGDHVFSPSAQNTVTIPVNGRAADLRLQFFANTGAPGGQVAELQVFGTPAPNPDLTIGSLTSTPANPVETDAIRLSATVRNIGTAASPASSVAFDLGGTPGTAPVAALAAGASATVSFDAGRRPQGSHQATATVDPANTVVEQDDANNAMSAQVVVGQAPEPDLRVLGFTSNPPNPSVGARVTFTAQVNNRGTTASGTSVTRVVAGGTTLDTPTGPIAAGATANVTITGSWTATSGGATITATADATNTVVETDEANNSFSRAIVVGRGAAVPYTSYEAEAGQYQGTLLTADRLRTFGHTNFATESSGRQSVRLDNTGQFVEFTSTNQANSIVVRNSIPDAPGGGGIDATISLYVNGSYVRKLNLSSKHSWLYGNSDGPESLTNTPQTDARRLFDESHALLSSSYPPGTKFKLQRDAGDTASFYIIDLIDLEQVAPPSSQPAGCTSITAYGAVPNDGNDDTGAIQRAVTDDQNGVIGCVWIPAGQWRQEKKILTDDPLNRGQHNQVGISDVTVRGAGMWHAQLYTLTQPQDTVGGINHPHEGNFGFDIDDNVQISDIAIFGSGRIRGGDGNAEGGVGLNGRFGKNTKISNVWIEHANVGAWVGRDYDNIPALWGPADGLEFSGMRIRNTYADGINFTNGTRNSKVFNSSFRTTGDDALAVWASRYVKDTATDIAHDNQFVNNTVQLPWRANGIAIYGGYRNNIENNLVYDTMNYPGIMLATDHDPLPFSGTTLIANNGLYRTGGAFWGEQQEFGAITLFAASQDIPGVTIRDTEIHDSTYDGIQFKTGGGAYPNVAISNVRIDKSTNGAGILAMGGARGNATLTNVTITNSATGNVVIEPGSSFTINGSPSSAMLPV, from the coding sequence ATGATGTGGAACCAACTCGGTCGACGCGCGACCGTCGGCCTGCTCGTACTCGGCCTAGCACTCTTCGGACTGACCCCCATCGCAACCGCCGCCCCCGACCTGGCCACCGGCCGCCCCGTCACCGCAAGCAGCTCGCAGCCCGAGTACCCGCCGTCCAACGCCACCGACGGCAACCCGTCGAGCTACTGGGAGAGCGGCAACAACGCCTTCCCGCAGTGGATCCAGGTCGACCTGGGTTCAGCGGTCGCGGTGAACCGGGTCGTGCTGAAGCTGCCCCCCTCCTGGGGCGCCCGCACCCAGACACTCGCGGTGAAGGGCAGCACCACCGGCACGTCGTTCACCGATCTCTCCGCGTCGACCGGCCGCGTGTTCACCCCCTCCTCGGGCAACACCGTGACCATCGACTTCGCCACAACGACCACCAGGTACGTGCGCCTGGACATCACCGCGAACACCGGCTGGCCCGCCGGCCAGGTCTCGGAGTTCGAGGTGCACGGCCCGGCCTCGGGCGACACCCGACCGCCCACCGCGCCCGGCAACCTCGCCCACACCGAGCCGGGCTCGGGCCAGATCCGGCTGACGTGGACGGCGTCGACCGACGACACCGGCGTCACCGGCTACGTCGTCTACGCCAACGGCGCCGAGCGCGCGACCGTCGCGGGGAACGCCCTGACCTACACGGACACCCAGCCCGCGTCAGCAACGGTGCAGTACCACGTGCGCGCACGTGACGCGGCCGGGAACCTGTCACCGGAGAGCAACCGCGTGACCCGCACGGGCCAGAACGGCGGCACGAATCTCGCCACGGGCAAGCCGGTCGAGGCGTCGTCGTCCATCTTCACCTTCGTCGCGGCCAACGCCACCGACGGCAACATCGGCACCTACTGGGAGTCCAACGGGTTCCCGTCCACGCTGACCGTGAAGCTCGGCTCGAACGCCGACCTCGGCTCGGTCGTCGTGAAGCTGAACCCGGACCCGGCGTGGGGCACGCGCACCCAGGCGATCCAGGTCCTGGGCCGCGACCAGTCCGGCACGACGTTCACGTCCCTGGTGGACCGCGGCGACCACGTGTTCAGCCCGTCCGCGCAGAACACCGTCACGATCCCGGTGAACGGCCGGGCGGCGGACCTCCGGCTCCAGTTCTTCGCCAACACCGGCGCGCCCGGCGGCCAGGTCGCGGAGCTCCAGGTCTTCGGCACCCCCGCCCCGAACCCGGACCTGACCATCGGCTCGCTGACCTCGACGCCCGCGAACCCCGTGGAGACGGACGCGATCAGGTTGTCCGCGACGGTCCGCAACATCGGCACGGCGGCGTCACCCGCGTCGAGCGTGGCGTTCGACCTCGGCGGCACGCCCGGCACCGCACCCGTCGCGGCGCTGGCCGCCGGCGCGTCCGCGACCGTCTCGTTCGACGCGGGCCGCCGTCCGCAGGGCAGCCACCAGGCAACGGCCACCGTCGACCCGGCGAACACCGTAGTCGAGCAGGACGACGCCAACAACGCGATGTCCGCGCAGGTCGTCGTCGGCCAGGCGCCCGAGCCGGACCTCCGGGTCCTCGGCTTCACGTCCAACCCGCCGAACCCGTCCGTCGGCGCGCGAGTCACGTTCACCGCACAGGTGAACAACCGCGGCACCACGGCGTCCGGCACGTCCGTGACGCGGGTCGTCGCGGGCGGCACCACGCTGGACACCCCGACCGGCCCCATCGCGGCGGGCGCGACGGCGAACGTGACGATCACCGGGAGCTGGACGGCCACCAGCGGCGGCGCGACCATCACCGCCACCGCCGATGCCACCAACACCGTGGTGGAGACCGACGAGGCGAACAACTCGTTCTCCCGCGCGATCGTCGTGGGACGCGGCGCGGCCGTGCCGTACACGTCGTACGAGGCCGAAGCCGGGCAGTACCAGGGCACCTTGCTGACCGCCGACCGGCTGCGGACGTTCGGTCACACCAACTTCGCCACCGAGTCGTCCGGCCGCCAGTCCGTGCGGCTGGACAACACCGGTCAGTTCGTCGAGTTCACCTCCACCAACCAGGCCAACTCGATCGTAGTGCGCAACTCGATCCCCGACGCGCCCGGTGGCGGTGGCATCGACGCGACGATCAGCTTGTACGTCAACGGCTCCTACGTGCGGAAGCTGAACCTGTCGTCCAAGCACTCGTGGCTGTACGGGAACTCGGACGGCCCGGAGTCGCTGACCAACACCCCGCAGACCGACGCGCGTCGGCTGTTCGACGAATCGCACGCCCTGCTGTCGTCGTCCTACCCGCCCGGCACGAAGTTCAAGCTCCAGCGGGACGCGGGCGACACGGCGTCGTTCTACATCATCGACCTGATCGACCTGGAGCAGGTCGCGCCGCCGTCATCCCAGCCCGCGGGCTGCACGTCCATCACGGCGTACGGCGCGGTGCCGAACGACGGCAACGACGACACCGGCGCCATCCAACGGGCTGTGACGGACGACCAGAACGGTGTCATCGGCTGCGTGTGGATCCCGGCCGGCCAGTGGCGACAGGAGAAGAAGATCCTCACCGACGACCCGCTCAACCGCGGCCAGCACAACCAGGTTGGCATCTCCGACGTCACCGTCCGCGGCGCGGGCATGTGGCATGCCCAGCTCTACACGCTCACGCAGCCGCAGGATACCGTCGGCGGCATCAACCACCCGCACGAGGGCAACTTCGGCTTCGACATCGACGACAACGTCCAGATCTCGGACATCGCGATCTTCGGGTCCGGCCGGATCCGCGGCGGTGACGGCAACGCCGAGGGCGGCGTCGGGCTCAACGGCCGGTTCGGGAAGAACACCAAGATCAGCAACGTGTGGATCGAGCACGCCAACGTCGGCGCGTGGGTCGGTCGCGACTACGACAACATCCCCGCGCTGTGGGGGCCGGCCGACGGTCTGGAGTTCAGCGGCATGCGCATCCGCAACACCTACGCGGACGGCATCAACTTCACCAACGGCACCCGCAACTCGAAGGTGTTCAACTCCTCGTTCCGCACCACCGGTGACGACGCGCTCGCGGTGTGGGCCAGCCGCTACGTGAAGGACACGGCCACGGACATCGCGCACGACAACCAGTTCGTCAACAACACCGTGCAACTCCCCTGGCGCGCCAACGGCATCGCGATCTACGGAGGCTACCGCAACAACATCGAGAACAACCTGGTGTACGACACGATGAACTACCCCGGGATCATGCTCGCGACCGACCACGACCCACTGCCGTTCTCCGGCACGACGCTGATCGCCAACAACGGCCTGTACCGGACGGGTGGCGCGTTCTGGGGCGAGCAGCAGGAGTTCGGCGCGATCACGTTGTTCGCGGCGAGCCAGGACATCCCGGGCGTGACGATCCGCGACACGGAGATCCACGACTCGACGTACGACGGCATCCAGTTCAAGACCGGTGGCGGCGCATACCCGAACGTGGCGATCAGCAACGTCCGGATCGACAAGTCCACCAACGGCGCCGGCATCCTCGCCATGGGCGGCGCCCGGGGTAACGCCACCCTGACGAACGTGACCATCACCAACTCGGCCACCGGCAACGTGGTGATCGAGCCGGGGTCGTCGTTCACCATCAACGGATCACCGTCTTCGGCGATGCTCCCCGTCTGA
- a CDS encoding DUF1963 domain-containing protein, producing MIEELLQDRLSPFRDEALSGGIPAGDVERWSTLARPCATLTRSGDGPVVGRFGGPLLLPADAPDPAHPFVASIDLAALPADATDLPLPPDGRLLLFAVLEHESDPAARGSAVHVPAGAAVVERNGPATGDAEYPEGPLRLRIDVSLPHHHAADLPDGSGRGPLPGHPRAEELVEVWDDTHDDIAPWGAMQIGGYAAEEAVYTDPVADAVSDAVRSVAAGRWAGPVSDDPADWVLLADWDAGMDVECWEGATVHWVVQREDLVARRFDRVFTTFFWNP from the coding sequence ATGATCGAGGAACTGCTGCAGGACCGACTGAGCCCGTTTCGCGACGAGGCACTTTCGGGCGGCATCCCCGCCGGCGACGTCGAGCGCTGGTCGACCCTCGCCCGTCCTTGCGCGACGCTGACGCGGAGTGGGGACGGGCCGGTCGTGGGCCGGTTCGGCGGTCCGCTCCTGCTCCCGGCCGACGCCCCGGACCCCGCTCACCCCTTCGTCGCCTCCATCGATCTCGCGGCGCTGCCCGCCGACGCGACGGACCTGCCCCTTCCGCCCGACGGCCGGCTGCTGCTCTTCGCCGTGCTGGAGCACGAAAGCGACCCCGCCGCGAGGGGCAGCGCGGTGCACGTGCCCGCCGGCGCGGCCGTGGTGGAGCGGAACGGGCCGGCCACCGGGGACGCGGAGTACCCCGAAGGGCCGCTGCGGTTGCGGATCGACGTGTCGCTGCCGCACCACCACGCGGCCGACCTCCCGGACGGATCGGGGCGTGGGCCGCTGCCCGGCCACCCCCGCGCCGAGGAACTCGTCGAGGTCTGGGACGACACCCACGACGACATCGCCCCCTGGGGAGCGATGCAGATCGGAGGGTATGCCGCGGAGGAGGCGGTGTACACCGACCCGGTCGCCGACGCCGTGTCCGACGCCGTGCGATCGGTGGCGGCGGGGCGGTGGGCTGGACCGGTGTCGGACGACCCGGCTGACTGGGTGTTGCTCGCCGACTGGGACGCGGGCATGGACGTGGAGTGCTGGGAGGGCGCCACCGTGCACTGGGTGGTCCAGCGCGAGGACCTGGTAGCCCGGCGCTTCGACCGCGTGTTCACCACGTTCTTCTGGAACCCCTGA
- a CDS encoding effector-associated constant component EACC1, whose protein sequence is MIIEGDVHREKIVSFTLVSASQTHELLIRTDVELADELREHLAAQGFRLPEGAARSVLTEIITATAGNPAAWTAVGGVIVSFLRRHRGKVHRFEVEGNSVSIEGYSAKEAEALAESLRAMSRDRHSQDETGGPIIGGRADSI, encoded by the coding sequence TTGATCATCGAAGGCGATGTTCACCGCGAGAAGATCGTCTCTTTTACCCTCGTCTCGGCGTCCCAGACGCATGAGCTCTTGATCCGGACCGACGTCGAACTCGCCGACGAGCTTCGGGAACACCTTGCGGCACAGGGCTTCCGCCTGCCCGAAGGGGCGGCACGGTCGGTGCTGACCGAGATCATCACGGCCACGGCGGGAAACCCCGCCGCGTGGACCGCGGTCGGCGGGGTCATCGTGTCCTTTCTCCGCCGACACCGCGGCAAGGTGCACCGATTCGAGGTCGAGGGGAATTCGGTCTCGATCGAAGGTTACTCCGCCAAGGAAGCGGAAGCATTGGCCGAGAGTCTTCGCGCCATGAGTCGGGATCGCCACTCGCAGGACGAGACCGGCGGCCCGATCATCGGCGGACGAGCCGATTCAATCTGA
- a CDS encoding caspase family protein, whose translation MPHALVVGINTYSGKGVPELKYAVNDAVEVSDRLRKAGFDVVTLTDRQATHKKIHWELEVGLNQRVTDEDDPVVIYWSGHGMSDLRKRTGGDGASTFLLPVDADIDQPLGTSFPVQHVWALLNRLKTRRVLVMLDTCFSGAFAGDGRRGFAIDGARGGAVNPTDEFLRMEGHGRIVVSACGPDEIAREDETHGHGHFSRSVLTVLDRSTSDRHVNVTGLVSDIRAEVRRQTRGEQTPSMHVSFEGADWRIPLPPPAPYQAPMPSWAFVGTSGGVGKTTLAMITAELLAESGNTVLYLDADIAHHGGTSEWCQRAGTDLGHAKTFADHVAAFSRAKTRTPAAQLSDRLVDVTPGYLRRHGCGRILLLPAARVSDRLFVFDLVAEIKDRRSNVVCRQILDEAFERGVRQGATCVVIDCGAQFDPLAVNSIAAVDHPFVVAAARAGAKEQRETILSNCERTVDGFSRLRVATVVNRVPSEEALVQHWGQPGYSNPGMSFHFLPFDSKLFQDWEEGRPNFELGYDDLTHQWHEILVASDKSGCQGEHKDFLPSEWNRFSKWSLWLAANRDWTESKRATLSRSVRRSYVVAVCWFAILATALVSILPHVIAKDDADDASFLPQWLSIPLLALSALAVAGNAIVRMVLRRRRRVLNDVLQHSTSVEALKDWFSVPREDGAWWQVWRSSRRVAIEWLHEQVKAERGKQLPSGRVSEAAT comes from the coding sequence GTGCCACACGCACTCGTCGTCGGCATCAACACGTACTCGGGCAAGGGTGTGCCCGAACTCAAGTACGCGGTGAACGACGCGGTGGAAGTGTCCGATCGGTTGCGCAAGGCCGGTTTCGACGTCGTGACGTTGACGGACAGGCAGGCAACCCACAAGAAGATCCACTGGGAACTCGAAGTCGGACTGAATCAGCGCGTCACCGATGAGGACGACCCGGTCGTGATCTACTGGTCGGGTCACGGAATGTCCGACCTGCGGAAGAGGACCGGCGGTGACGGGGCGTCGACCTTCCTCCTCCCGGTGGACGCCGACATCGACCAGCCACTGGGGACTTCCTTCCCGGTCCAGCACGTGTGGGCGCTGCTTAACCGGCTGAAGACCCGCAGGGTGCTCGTAATGCTCGACACCTGCTTCAGCGGCGCGTTCGCCGGCGACGGCCGTCGTGGTTTCGCGATTGACGGCGCACGGGGCGGCGCGGTGAATCCCACGGACGAGTTCCTGCGCATGGAGGGGCACGGTCGCATCGTCGTGTCCGCGTGCGGCCCCGACGAGATAGCTCGCGAGGACGAGACGCACGGCCACGGCCACTTCTCCAGGTCCGTCCTCACCGTGCTCGATCGCAGCACCAGCGACCGGCACGTCAACGTCACCGGGCTCGTGTCCGATATCCGCGCGGAGGTTCGCCGCCAGACGAGGGGCGAGCAGACGCCGTCCATGCACGTGTCGTTCGAGGGGGCGGACTGGCGCATTCCGCTGCCGCCACCCGCTCCGTACCAGGCGCCCATGCCGAGCTGGGCGTTCGTCGGCACCTCCGGTGGCGTCGGGAAGACCACGCTGGCGATGATAACCGCGGAACTGCTCGCCGAGTCCGGGAACACCGTGCTGTACCTCGATGCCGACATCGCCCATCACGGCGGCACGAGTGAGTGGTGCCAGCGTGCCGGAACGGACCTCGGGCACGCCAAGACGTTCGCCGACCACGTGGCGGCGTTCTCCCGGGCGAAGACACGGACACCGGCCGCGCAGCTCAGCGATCGACTGGTGGACGTCACGCCCGGCTACCTGCGCAGGCACGGCTGCGGACGAATCCTGCTGCTGCCCGCGGCACGGGTGAGCGACAGGTTGTTCGTCTTCGACTTGGTCGCCGAGATCAAGGACCGCCGCTCGAACGTCGTCTGCCGGCAGATCCTGGACGAGGCGTTCGAACGAGGCGTTCGACAGGGCGCGACCTGTGTCGTCATCGACTGCGGCGCCCAGTTCGACCCACTGGCCGTCAACTCCATCGCGGCAGTGGATCACCCGTTCGTCGTCGCGGCCGCCCGTGCTGGTGCGAAGGAACAGCGGGAGACCATCCTGAGCAACTGCGAGCGGACTGTCGACGGCTTCAGCCGTCTGCGGGTGGCGACTGTCGTCAATCGCGTGCCGAGTGAAGAGGCACTTGTCCAGCACTGGGGGCAGCCGGGGTACAGCAACCCGGGCATGAGTTTCCACTTCTTGCCGTTCGACAGCAAGCTGTTCCAGGACTGGGAGGAGGGCAGACCGAACTTCGAGCTGGGCTACGACGACCTCACCCACCAGTGGCACGAGATCCTCGTCGCGTCCGACAAGAGCGGCTGCCAGGGCGAACACAAGGACTTCCTGCCGAGCGAATGGAACCGCTTCAGCAAGTGGTCGCTGTGGCTTGCCGCCAACCGGGACTGGACGGAGTCGAAGCGAGCGACCCTCAGCCGGTCGGTGCGGCGGTCGTACGTCGTGGCGGTCTGCTGGTTCGCGATCCTGGCGACCGCGCTGGTCAGCATCCTCCCGCACGTGATCGCCAAGGACGACGCCGACGACGCGTCGTTCCTACCGCAGTGGCTTTCGATTCCGCTGCTCGCGCTGTCGGCGCTCGCCGTAGCAGGGAACGCGATCGTGCGGATGGTGCTTCGCAGGCGTCGCCGAGTGCTCAACGATGTGCTCCAGCACAGCACGTCGGTGGAGGCGCTGAAGGATTGGTTCTCCGTGCCGCGAGAGGACGGGGCCTGGTGGCAGGTGTGGCGGTCGAGCCGGCGGGTGGCCATCGAGTGGCTGCACGAGCAGGTGAAGGCCGAGCGGGGCAAGCAGTTGCCATCCGGTCGTGTGAGTGAGGCGGCCACATGA